In Alkalihalobacillus sp. AL-G, the genomic stretch TCCGCAGACAGAAGGGACTCCAACAGAAGGAAGTTAATTATGCCGCTCATTTGAGGGAAGCACGCTATGACCAACTAGCTGATCAGATCAAAAAACACCTTGATTGGGGCCAACTCAAAACGATTATGGACCAGTGGGACCCACGTATATGAAATATTTGAAAGGATTTCTGATCAACCTTCAATTTTTCACAGTGATCCTAGTCCCATTTGAACTTCCGATGGATAAAAAGCATCTGAATAATGCAGTGAAAACTTTTCCGTTATTAGGTCTTTTCCAAGGTGTAGTTTATGCAGCACTTCTGTATACATTGAATCAATGGACTCCATTTTCTACTTTGGCGATCGCCTTTGCCTTATGGGTGACCACCATCCTATTAACGGGTGGTATCCATCTTGATGGTTGGATGGATACATGTGATGCGTATTTCTCATTTCGTAGTATCGATAAGCGACTTGATATCATGGATGATCCGAGAACAGGGGCATTCGGTGTCCTTTCCATCATCCTATTGTTAAGTGCTAGATTCCTATTTATTTATGAAATCAGCATGAACCTATCAATTACTTCATATCTACTTATCGTTCTCATACCGCTTTTCAGTAAAAGCATGATGGGAATCTTA encodes the following:
- the cobS gene encoding adenosylcobinamide-GDP ribazoletransferase translates to MKYLKGFLINLQFFTVILVPFELPMDKKHLNNAVKTFPLLGLFQGVVYAALLYTLNQWTPFSTLAIAFALWVTTILLTGGIHLDGWMDTCDAYFSFRSIDKRLDIMDDPRTGAFGVLSIILLLSARFLFIYEISMNLSITSYLLIVLIPLFSKSMMGILLLTVKPAKDEGLGALFRNATGMTTLTIYPVYLFVAILFLSLVEDKVILPIILFIAVTVGCYLFFKKKTVRWFNGITGDVLGASVEGVELMLWMTLWLLHYFAMG